Proteins from a single region of Akkermansiaceae bacterium:
- a CDS encoding SUMF1/EgtB/PvdO family nonheme iron enzyme, with product MDASHEERRLGDYLLIERLVETPLITTWLAEQVSVGRRVLVDELDPQRASRSAAFLADIRAKAAVDHPHVGTVYEAVIERDLCFYAHEFLPGATFEDRRLAEETFVPEKMAVFLRRIAEANLYHESHGFATSHLNLDSIHLDDHNVIRLKNLVIAGGRTPDQSLRDIRKMGEALRTLVAPDQPGTTRIQSVLGWMRGEGIVEPIGWQDVRTFCEQIEEQLTGPLSNISAPYGKRDITKRKPILMISIITGAALAAIAFIAFKTKPPVTKQTARLPLPAPVLVPEGTYPTPDGTEETLRSFRISAHETTIGEYQEFLDALTILAKSGREKLFDPEGQPAEKNGHEPDDWAALLAAAKGNGTWQGRNVTLQSPVVGVDWWDAMTYAEWKSARLPTQEEWFAALRKSVAKPTSLPIGNWLSAVTDKTPDRTPDGIVGMAGSVSEWILLPAPDPSNPLGESLRVIIGGSYLKPAQGALSREWTADRSLRRPDLGFRVVFDPDQN from the coding sequence ATGGATGCCTCCCACGAAGAACGCCGCCTCGGCGACTATCTGCTGATCGAACGGTTGGTCGAAACCCCCCTCATCACCACCTGGCTCGCGGAGCAGGTTTCCGTGGGCCGCCGCGTGCTGGTGGATGAACTGGACCCGCAGCGGGCGTCCCGCAGCGCCGCCTTCCTGGCGGACATCCGGGCAAAGGCCGCCGTGGACCATCCCCACGTGGGGACCGTCTATGAAGCCGTCATCGAGCGGGATCTGTGCTTCTATGCCCACGAGTTCCTGCCCGGCGCCACCTTCGAGGACCGGCGGCTGGCGGAGGAGACTTTTGTTCCGGAAAAGATGGCCGTGTTCCTCCGCCGCATCGCGGAGGCGAACCTGTACCATGAGTCCCACGGTTTCGCCACTTCCCACCTGAACCTGGATTCCATCCATCTGGACGATCACAACGTCATCCGCCTGAAGAACCTGGTCATCGCCGGAGGACGGACACCGGACCAGTCCCTGCGCGACATCCGGAAGATGGGCGAAGCGCTGCGCACGCTGGTCGCCCCGGACCAGCCCGGCACCACCCGCATCCAGTCCGTGCTCGGCTGGATGAGGGGGGAGGGCATCGTCGAACCCATCGGCTGGCAGGACGTCAGGACGTTCTGCGAGCAGATCGAGGAACAGCTCACCGGACCGCTCTCCAACATCAGCGCGCCTTACGGCAAACGGGACATCACCAAGCGGAAGCCCATCCTGATGATCTCCATCATCACCGGTGCCGCCCTCGCCGCCATCGCGTTCATCGCTTTCAAAACCAAGCCGCCCGTCACCAAACAAACCGCCCGCCTCCCGCTGCCCGCCCCCGTGCTGGTCCCCGAGGGCACCTACCCCACACCGGATGGCACGGAGGAAACGCTGCGTTCCTTCCGCATTTCCGCCCATGAAACCACCATCGGCGAATACCAGGAATTTCTCGACGCCCTGACCATCCTCGCCAAGTCGGGCCGCGAGAAACTGTTCGACCCGGAAGGCCAGCCGGCGGAAAAGAACGGCCACGAGCCGGATGACTGGGCCGCACTCCTCGCCGCCGCAAAGGGCAACGGCACCTGGCAGGGCAGGAACGTCACCCTGCAGTCACCCGTCGTCGGGGTCGATTGGTGGGACGCCATGACCTACGCGGAGTGGAAGAGCGCCCGCCTGCCAACGCAGGAGGAATGGTTCGCCGCACTCCGCAAGTCCGTCGCCAAGCCCACCTCGCTGCCGATCGGCAACTGGCTCTCCGCCGTCACCGACAAGACGCCCGACCGCACTCCGGACGGCATCGTCGGCATGGCCGGCTCCGTTTCCGAATGGATCCTCCTCCCCGCGCCCGATCCGTCGAACCCGCTGGGCGAAAGCCTGCGCGTCATCATCGGCGGCTCCTACCTGAAACCCGCACAGGGAGCGCTCTCCCGCGAGTGGACGGCGGACCGTTCCCTCCGCCGCCCGGACCTGGGCTTCCGCGTCGTGTTCGACCCGGACCAGAACTGA
- a CDS encoding tetratricopeptide repeat protein, producing MPGPEGKAPVASKAPIFPIACWAMGVVCFSQLVIAGMALATRLEESKQVRIVEKEVTKIVPVEVPAKHPAVPDEASIVARPPVAPAPPPPAVPAPEPTPIAAPAIADPVSERLVREARKARVAGDVMAAITKLDEALKQSPDDPSVHYELGLMHETMGTFYKASAHYEKVFQMGVSGAGALYELAAGKLRDGFEQPGDALGKLALGRVRIFKDTRVEKGERVILTIPVQKSPDAEIDPAEISVEVEFFNRNSRGEIMKAADSPAMESSKDEWPSMPIDFAGGEEPLRVTYTIQPQEGATGHLFGQEKYYGQIVSLFYKGEILDVQAWPRDLAGRARVQPAQQMPSQEPSFDQLPPDINYNAPLLPTLEVPPIESLPPLPGN from the coding sequence ATGCCCGGACCCGAAGGCAAAGCTCCTGTGGCGTCAAAAGCCCCGATTTTCCCGATCGCCTGCTGGGCGATGGGGGTCGTGTGCTTCAGCCAGCTTGTCATCGCGGGCATGGCCCTCGCCACGAGGCTGGAGGAGTCGAAGCAGGTCCGCATCGTCGAAAAGGAGGTGACGAAGATCGTCCCGGTGGAGGTTCCGGCAAAACACCCGGCCGTGCCGGATGAAGCCTCCATCGTCGCCCGGCCACCGGTCGCCCCGGCCCCTCCACCTCCCGCAGTGCCCGCACCCGAACCGACCCCCATCGCCGCACCGGCGATCGCGGATCCGGTTTCCGAACGGCTGGTGCGGGAGGCGCGGAAAGCCCGCGTCGCAGGGGACGTCATGGCCGCCATCACCAAGCTGGATGAAGCCCTGAAACAGTCGCCGGATGATCCGAGCGTCCACTACGAGCTGGGCCTCATGCATGAAACCATGGGCACCTTTTACAAAGCCTCCGCCCACTACGAAAAAGTCTTCCAGATGGGTGTCTCCGGCGCGGGCGCACTCTATGAACTGGCCGCAGGGAAACTGCGGGACGGCTTCGAGCAACCCGGCGACGCCCTCGGCAAGCTGGCCCTCGGACGCGTGCGCATCTTCAAGGACACGCGGGTGGAGAAAGGGGAGCGGGTGATCCTCACCATCCCCGTCCAGAAAAGCCCCGACGCGGAGATCGACCCGGCTGAGATTTCCGTGGAGGTGGAGTTCTTCAACCGCAACTCAAGGGGGGAGATCATGAAGGCGGCCGATTCCCCCGCCATGGAGTCCAGCAAGGACGAGTGGCCCTCCATGCCCATCGACTTCGCCGGTGGCGAGGAACCGCTGCGTGTGACCTACACCATCCAGCCCCAGGAAGGCGCGACGGGACACCTCTTCGGCCAGGAGAAATACTACGGCCAGATCGTCTCCCTCTTTTACAAGGGTGAGATCCTCGACGTGCAGGCCTGGCCGCGCGATCTGGCGGGACGCGCCAGGGTCCAGCCCGCGCAGCAGATGCCCTCGCAGGAACCTTCCTTCGACCAGCTTCCGCCTGACATCAACTACAACGCGCCCCTGCTCCCGACGCTGGAAGTGCCCCCGATCGAATCGCTCCCTCCGCTCCCCGGCAACTGA